The nucleotide sequence GGCGCCGAACACAGGACGGGAGCCCTCCGCACGTCACGGCAGAGGGCTCCCCTGGTGGCCTGTCACTGGCCGACGCGGTCGCCGGCCCCGGCGTTCCTCTGTCGCTGATGGTCATTGAGAATCCGAAGCATCCGGTCGAGCTCGACGTCACTCATCTTCTTGATGAGATGCATGGCGATGAACGTGCCGTCGTCGTAAGGAAGATTCGGCGGGGTGCGGCCTTCTGCCTGAGCGGACGCCGAGGCACCGGTCCGCTCCTCGCCACGCGGACCCGAGGGGTCGGCGGTCCCCACATCGCCGCGCGAACCTGAAGGAGCGGAAGCGGCGGTCACATCGCCGCGCGGACCTGAGGGCGTCGCGGGCCTGCTGTCGCTGCGCGGCTCGGGAACACTCTCCGGCCGCCGGGACGTCTCACCACTCCGGCTCTCGGCGGGCGCGGCAGGTTCGATGGGCTCGGCATGCTCAGCGGTTGCGGCCGGTTCGGCGGGCTCGGCGATGTCCGTTTCCCGGGCCGGGGTGATTACGCCGTAATCACTCTGCCCGTTGAGAGGCGCGGTTTCTGACTTGGGTTCGGGCTCGAGTACGGGCTCAACCGGTTCCGGTTCCGGTTCCCGTTCCCGTTCCGGGGCCGGGGCCGGGGCCGGGGCCGGGGTGATTACGGCGTAATCACTCTGCCCGCTGAGTGGCCCGGGTTCCCGCTCGACGGCGACCGATTCGACGGGCTGCGGCTTGGGAGCCAGCGCGGCCTGCCGCTCCGCCTCCTTCCGGGCCCGCTCCGCCTTGAGTTCCTCCAGAGCCGCTGCCTGCTCCTCGTGCGGCCGGTTGCCGACGGCACGCAGCAGCTCGATCGGTTCCTCGCTGATCCGCGCCTGGAGTTCCGGGGTGAGATTGAGCAGCGCCAGCCGCTGCGACACCCAGCCCTGGGAACGGTGCAGCCGCTTCGCCAGACCCCGTTGGCTGCCGTGGATGGCCAGCAGCCGTTGCAGGGCGCGCGCCTCGTCGAGTTCCTCCAGGTCCTGACGGTGGATATTGGCGACGAGCGCGGACTCCAGGAGTTCCTCGGAGGTGGCTCCCTGCTCGTCGCTGACCATCACCTTGACGGCGGCGAGGCCGGCTTCGCGCGCGGCGGCGAGTCGGCTGCTGCCGTCGATGACGACGTACGCGGTGTCCGGCTCGATGTCGCTCTCACGATCGGGGTTGGCCTTGACGTAGGCGTCACGGTTCATGACCGTGATGGCCTGCTTCTGGCCGTGCGTCTTCAGACTGCCCGCGAGATCGGTGAGGTCCCCGAGGGTGGAACGCGGGTTGTCCGGGTTGAGGCTGACACGGTGCGGGGGGAGTTCGTTCGGTGGTGCGACCCCCTCGGTGGGGACACCCGTGGCCGCCGCGACGGCCTGGCGGCGGGCGCTGACCGGGCGCACTCCCCCACCGAACCGGCCGGCACCCAACTGGTCGGCCTTGCTCACAGCACCTCCCTGGCAAGGGCGCGCATCCCGATCGCCTGTTGTGACTTGGGGGCATACGACAGCAGAGGCTGCTTCACTCGGACGGCTTCCTTCTGTTCCTTCAGGTCGCCGATGAGACCGACGACCCTCGGATCCTTTATGTCCACCCACCCCTGAAGGGATGATGTTGC is from Streptomyces cadmiisoli and encodes:
- a CDS encoding ParB/RepB/Spo0J family partition protein, which produces MSKADQLGAGRFGGGVRPVSARRQAVAAATGVPTEGVAPPNELPPHRVSLNPDNPRSTLGDLTDLAGSLKTHGQKQAITVMNRDAYVKANPDRESDIEPDTAYVVIDGSSRLAAAREAGLAAVKVMVSDEQGATSEELLESALVANIHRQDLEELDEARALQRLLAIHGSQRGLAKRLHRSQGWVSQRLALLNLTPELQARISEEPIELLRAVGNRPHEEQAAALEELKAERARKEAERQAALAPKPQPVESVAVEREPGPLSGQSDYAVITPAPAPAPAPEREREPEPEPVEPVLEPEPKSETAPLNGQSDYGVITPARETDIAEPAEPAATAEHAEPIEPAAPAESRSGETSRRPESVPEPRSDSRPATPSGPRGDVTAASAPSGSRGDVGTADPSGPRGEERTGASASAQAEGRTPPNLPYDDGTFIAMHLIKKMSDVELDRMLRILNDHQRQRNAGAGDRVGQ